From the genome of Psychroserpens ponticola, one region includes:
- a CDS encoding serine hydrolase domain-containing protein produces the protein MHKKQFGILIMLVFLFPKFGTSQNIESKVDSLYQVNESEPGFSIAIFKGNEIILEKQYGNSNLDYNIPITNETVFDIGSIAKQFTAAAILLLEKEGKLSIKEPAYKYIDNLTRYKKGDPTIEQLLNQTSGIQEVDPYLFLLDLNWYDLLTQSQMINIITKQKELNFSPGEYFQYTNANYILLANIIEKTSEKSFPDYLEKHIFLPLGMKSTTKKNSSYSTIKNRAVGYIEDSGIFYKTDFKSTIYNGDGQVLTSPRDMFKWHQNIKNATIGTSELWKKMHTKGKLNNGEEISYGLGVEFETHKGYKAMGFDGMIQGGFVSKYLYFPELDIAFFTTQNIFDWDFRERFFQLVDLYIPKKESINSEFQSVDYKEIKLPKTELKKYEGTYIFLGNEEESIKINTIKLIRKKLIAFDSDGEEISELKPIGNQKFIFFSDKVIEFTINEKIKEYKFSHYPSDIEAPWVFKEYKPYNHTQSELKEFEGQYFNANFQIGKKIKLENNILYFYHRNGAWKTEIESVAKDILEIQNYPIELVRYDNETIKGIKIMGLLFKKIK, from the coding sequence ATGCATAAAAAACAGTTCGGAATACTAATAATGTTGGTATTTCTATTTCCAAAATTTGGAACTTCACAAAACATAGAATCTAAAGTAGATAGCCTCTATCAAGTAAATGAAAGTGAACCCGGATTTTCAATTGCCATATTTAAAGGAAATGAAATCATTCTTGAAAAACAATACGGTAATTCCAATCTTGATTACAATATTCCAATAACAAACGAAACGGTTTTTGATATTGGTTCTATTGCTAAACAATTTACTGCTGCTGCAATATTATTGTTAGAAAAAGAAGGAAAACTTTCAATCAAAGAGCCTGCATATAAGTATATTGACAACCTAACTAGATACAAAAAAGGCGACCCAACCATAGAACAGTTATTAAATCAAACTAGTGGAATACAAGAAGTTGACCCATATTTATTCTTACTTGACTTAAATTGGTATGACTTGTTGACCCAATCACAAATGATAAACATAATCACAAAACAAAAAGAACTCAACTTTAGTCCAGGTGAGTACTTTCAATACACCAATGCAAACTATATATTACTTGCTAACATAATAGAAAAAACTTCAGAAAAATCGTTTCCAGATTATTTGGAAAAACACATCTTCTTACCCTTAGGGATGAAAAGCACTACTAAGAAAAACAGCAGTTATTCTACCATAAAAAACAGAGCAGTTGGTTACATTGAAGATAGCGGAATATTTTATAAAACAGATTTCAAATCAACAATCTACAACGGAGATGGTCAAGTTTTAACATCTCCTAGAGATATGTTCAAGTGGCATCAAAATATTAAAAACGCAACTATTGGAACATCCGAATTATGGAAAAAAATGCATACCAAAGGCAAATTAAACAATGGAGAAGAAATAAGTTACGGGTTAGGTGTAGAATTTGAAACACATAAGGGATATAAAGCAATGGGGTTTGATGGAATGATACAAGGTGGTTTTGTTTCAAAATACTTATACTTTCCTGAATTAGATATCGCTTTTTTCACTACTCAAAATATATTTGATTGGGACTTTAGAGAGCGTTTCTTCCAACTAGTCGATTTGTATATTCCTAAAAAGGAGTCAATAAATAGCGAATTTCAGTCAGTTGATTATAAAGAAATAAAGCTGCCAAAAACTGAACTCAAAAAATACGAAGGAACTTATATCTTTCTTGGAAACGAGGAAGAATCCATAAAAATAAATACAATAAAATTAATCCGTAAAAAGTTAATTGCCTTTGATTCCGATGGAGAAGAGATTTCTGAATTAAAACCTATTGGTAATCAGAAATTTATATTTTTTAGCGATAAAGTCATTGAGTTTACTATTAATGAAAAAATAAAAGAATACAAATTTTCTCATTATCCCTCTGATATTGAAGCTCCTTGGGTGTTCAAAGAATATAAACCATATAACCATACACAAAGTGAGTTAAAAGAATTTGAAGGTCAATATTTTAATGCTAATTTTCAAATAGGGAAAAAAATAAAGTTGGAAAACAACATCTTATATTTTTACCATAGAAATGGAGCTTGGAAAACTGAAATAGAATCAGTAGCGAAAGACATACTGGAGATTCAAAACTACCCGATTGAACTTGTACGTTATGATAATGAAACAATTAAAGGAATTAAAATTATGGGGTTATTGTTCAAAAAAATAAAATAA
- a CDS encoding MBL fold metallo-hydrolase yields MSKKNTIKIINLIFSLIFLIVHSSFASTDNSDFVVTTITQNVYSIVSPSKGLPTPKNKGWNSNIHFVVTKKGVLLFDTGSSESIGLKIKKAIKSITDQPVRWIINSHSHADHWLGNAAFTNTAFEIITSSKALATMKEHGQPSLDFYFKVTKGTIGSTQLVYPTVILMQGIKRNFGGIDVEIILSNDGHSPGDILIWLPKQKIIIGGDVLSSDWMPMITGHGNIPNLIKTLNTVAKLNPTIVLTGHGKATNVESVTRDAGLLSSIWKKVKSDYEKGGKSNETLKDIRTKLNPKYKTLYKDFELEIERYVNLMYELQH; encoded by the coding sequence ATGAGTAAAAAAAACACAATCAAAATTATCAATCTAATTTTCAGTTTAATTTTTCTAATAGTTCACAGTTCTTTCGCTTCAACTGATAATTCTGATTTTGTGGTAACTACCATTACCCAAAATGTATATAGCATTGTTTCTCCTTCAAAAGGATTACCTACTCCTAAAAATAAAGGTTGGAATTCTAATATCCATTTTGTAGTTACGAAAAAAGGAGTCTTACTTTTTGATACAGGATCTTCCGAATCTATTGGTCTCAAAATAAAAAAAGCTATTAAGTCGATTACTGACCAACCTGTTCGGTGGATAATTAATTCGCATAGTCATGCAGACCATTGGTTGGGTAATGCAGCATTTACAAATACTGCGTTTGAAATTATTACAAGTAGTAAAGCATTAGCAACAATGAAAGAGCATGGACAACCATCTTTGGACTTTTATTTTAAAGTGACTAAAGGAACAATTGGTTCTACACAGCTTGTTTACCCTACAGTAATACTAATGCAAGGAATAAAGCGAAATTTTGGAGGAATAGACGTAGAAATTATTCTTTCTAATGATGGACATTCTCCTGGAGATATATTGATTTGGTTACCAAAACAAAAAATCATAATAGGTGGAGATGTATTAAGTTCTGATTGGATGCCAATGATTACTGGACATGGTAATATTCCAAATTTAATTAAAACACTTAACACCGTAGCAAAATTAAACCCAACTATTGTCTTAACAGGACATGGTAAAGCAACTAATGTAGAATCTGTAACACGAGATGCTGGTTTATTATCAAGTATCTGGAAAAAGGTAAAATCAGATTATGAAAAAGGTGGAAAATCGAATGAGACTCTTAAAGATATTAGAACAAAATTGAATCCTAAATACAAAACCTTATATAAAGATTTTGAATTAGAAATTGAACGATATGTTAATCTTATGTATGAATTACAACATTAG
- a CDS encoding integrase core domain-containing protein yields MIENNHSYENAMAERVNGILKDEFYLDQTFDNVTHAKRAAKNAINLYNEIRLHLPLGYKTPNMVYKLSA; encoded by the coding sequence ATGATCGAAAATAATCATTCTTACGAAAATGCAATGGCTGAAAGAGTAAATGGAATATTAAAAGATGAATTTTATCTCGACCAAACCTTTGATAACGTAACTCACGCCAAAAGAGCTGCAAAAAATGCAATTAATCTATACAATGAAATAAGATTACACTTACCTTTAGGTTATAAAACACCGAATATGGTATATAAATTATCAGCGTAA
- a CDS encoding DUF6090 family protein, translated as MIKFFRKIRQKTLTENKFGKYLTYAIGEIILVVIGILIALSINNHNNNRQQRKIEQAYLLSLQSEFKINLEKINNCLIENHNQVKAVENMLTLFDDNVRDTISEKETSNIIHSVFKGVTTYIPSKGVLTDIISSGNLNLIQNEKLRQKIASFESTLDFLKIQEVSTLEMQKELQKQLNKNGSVRKVLINIGFNFEHQSISDTASNKKVFSLIKFENTLLDFYLTINATNGQRFFGGIKEQIEQILVDLDSEIKK; from the coding sequence ATGATAAAATTCTTTAGAAAAATTAGACAAAAAACGCTGACTGAAAATAAGTTCGGAAAATATCTGACTTACGCTATCGGAGAAATAATTCTTGTCGTTATTGGTATTTTGATTGCACTTTCAATCAATAATCATAATAACAATAGACAACAAAGGAAAATTGAACAGGCCTATTTGTTGTCTCTTCAATCTGAATTTAAAATAAACTTAGAAAAAATAAACAATTGTCTTATCGAAAATCATAATCAAGTGAAAGCAGTTGAGAATATGCTTACTTTATTTGATGATAATGTTCGTGACACTATAAGTGAAAAAGAAACATCAAATATTATACATTCAGTTTTTAAAGGAGTCACGACTTATATCCCTTCAAAAGGAGTATTAACTGATATTATTAGCTCTGGCAACCTAAATTTAATTCAAAATGAAAAACTAAGACAAAAAATTGCATCTTTTGAGAGTACTTTAGATTTTTTAAAAATACAAGAAGTTTCTACTCTCGAAATGCAGAAAGAACTGCAAAAACAATTAAATAAAAATGGAAGTGTCCGAAAAGTATTGATTAATATAGGCTTTAATTTTGAACATCAATCGATTTCCGATACTGCGAGTAATAAAAAAGTTTTTAGTTTAATTAAATTTGAAAATACTCTTTTGGATTTCTATTTAACTATTAATGCAACAAATGGACAAAGGTTTTTTGGTGGAATAAAAGAGCAAATAGAACAAATTTTAGTAGACCTTGATTCAGAAATAAAAAAATAA
- a CDS encoding HNH endonuclease codes for MTRNYWNEEWKEIEFDQNISEKEKFKISNYGRIINCKTDEKFLVKKYFINGYQNLPLKQKKNGKQTSRYVHKLVAEHFLEKNNGICVIHLNYDKTDNRIENLKWASKREKELHQFNNPNWEEIVKKRSKNIGKLNEVKVKIIKRQLKNNRTRIKMIAKRFGVSDMQIHRIKTGENWSSVTE; via the coding sequence ATTACAAGAAATTATTGGAATGAAGAATGGAAAGAGATAGAATTTGATCAAAATATTTCAGAAAAAGAGAAATTTAAAATCTCAAATTACGGAAGAATTATAAACTGCAAAACAGACGAGAAATTTCTAGTTAAAAAGTACTTTATAAACGGATATCAGAATTTACCTCTCAAACAAAAAAAGAACGGAAAACAAACAAGTAGATACGTTCACAAACTTGTTGCGGAACATTTTCTAGAAAAAAACAATGGAATCTGTGTTATTCATTTAAACTATGATAAAACCGATAATCGCATTGAAAATCTAAAATGGGCTAGCAAAAGAGAAAAAGAACTTCATCAATTTAACAACCCAAATTGGGAAGAAATCGTAAAAAAAAGAAGTAAAAATATTGGTAAATTAAACGAAGTGAAAGTAAAAATTATTAAACGCCAATTAAAAAATAATAGAACTAGAATTAAAATGATTGCAAAGCGTTTCGGAGTATCTGACATGCAAATTCATAGGATAAAAACAGGAGAAAATTGGAGTTCTGTGACGGAATAA
- a CDS encoding AraC family transcriptional regulator — protein MIFKKTNESISTDFLFQSKGTFGDKTTKTNWENLFANVQRLQVLNPKSKFYGINWDDPEITQKGKIRYDACISIQNNTEIKTEFSTKTIFGGKYLCFLYKGNYQNLGLVYNHIFRGWIIKMDYELRDEPIFEQYINNKEITPTEDLLTEIFIPIK, from the coding sequence ATGATATTCAAAAAAACAAACGAATCAATTTCGACTGACTTTCTTTTCCAATCAAAAGGCACATTCGGTGACAAAACAACAAAAACGAATTGGGAAAATTTGTTTGCAAATGTACAAAGGCTTCAAGTTCTAAACCCTAAATCAAAATTTTATGGCATCAATTGGGATGACCCAGAAATTACACAAAAGGGAAAAATTAGATATGATGCCTGTATCTCAATTCAAAATAATACAGAAATCAAAACAGAGTTTTCTACCAAAACCATTTTTGGTGGCAAATACTTATGCTTTTTATACAAAGGTAACTATCAAAATTTAGGTTTAGTTTACAATCATATATTTAGAGGTTGGATTATAAAAATGGACTATGAATTAAGAGATGAACCCATTTTTGAGCAATACATCAATAACAAAGAAATTACACCAACAGAAGATTTACTAACAGAAATTTTTATCCCAATAAAGTAA
- a CDS encoding DUF1801 domain-containing protein: MQYNKDLESEHKNLFLQAREFILSFEGIIETKKKRITTYSNEKGGICHMRTMPNGIDFGFLKGAKMEDNLGLLTGKGKAIRVLPQKELNKKAVEYYIKQAIEINSKK; encoded by the coding sequence ATGCAATACAACAAAGATTTAGAATCTGAACACAAAAACCTATTCTTACAAGCTAGAGAATTTATATTATCTTTTGAGGGCATAATTGAAACCAAAAAGAAAAGAATTACAACCTATTCAAATGAAAAAGGCGGAATTTGTCATATGCGAACAATGCCTAATGGAATAGATTTTGGATTTTTAAAAGGTGCTAAAATGGAAGACAACTTAGGGCTTTTAACAGGCAAAGGAAAGGCAATAAGAGTTCTACCACAAAAGGAATTGAACAAAAAAGCGGTTGAATATTACATAAAACAAGCAATAGAAATAAACTCAAAAAAATAA
- a CDS encoding DNA alkylation repair protein translates to MTYNETIECLYDLKDAEKVIFKEKKFGIIANNSLGIYHKELKMIAKEIGQNNELAIQLFDSGIYEGRLLCSKMFKPKDVTEPLMEKWVKSFENWEICDSFSMGLFSKSKFALAKILEWTERKSEFEKRAGFAIMASYCMADKISENELFEQFFPIIKREANDERLYVKKAVNWALRNIGKRNIDLNRKAIEVAYEILKFESNSAKWIGKNALTELQKGNMRMSDYPRVEYRSPLSKNV, encoded by the coding sequence GTGACCTACAATGAAACTATAGAATGTCTTTATGACTTGAAAGATGCCGAAAAGGTTATTTTCAAAGAGAAAAAATTTGGAATAATAGCAAACAATTCTTTAGGGATTTACCACAAAGAATTGAAAATGATAGCCAAAGAGATTGGACAAAATAATGAGCTCGCTATACAACTCTTTGATAGCGGAATTTATGAAGGACGACTTTTGTGTAGCAAAATGTTTAAACCCAAAGATGTTACTGAACCGTTAATGGAAAAATGGGTTAAGTCGTTTGAGAATTGGGAAATTTGCGACAGTTTTAGTATGGGCCTTTTTTCAAAAAGCAAATTTGCACTTGCCAAAATTTTGGAATGGACTGAAAGAAAATCCGAATTTGAAAAAAGAGCTGGATTTGCCATTATGGCTTCCTATTGTATGGCAGATAAAATATCAGAGAACGAACTTTTTGAACAGTTTTTTCCAATAATAAAACGTGAGGCAAATGACGAAAGACTGTATGTCAAAAAAGCAGTAAACTGGGCATTGCGAAATATTGGAAAACGGAACATTGACCTCAATAGAAAAGCAATAGAAGTTGCTTATGAAATATTGAAATTTGAGAGTAATTCTGCGAAATGGATTGGAAAAAATGCTTTGACCGAATTACAAAAAGGAAATATGCGAATGTCGGACTATCCTCGAGTTGAGTACAGAAGTCCTTTGTCTAAAAATGTATAA
- a CDS encoding TolB family protein, with protein sequence MKKVSTPLAFKWILIIVVTCFALGCESKDGDTMSNDGVLLSSSNLSIDNTMALNSTANFNAIIDGIDESQNLAYLWYLETFRGALLINGQIVENAIQTLDNSIQVRGDNPGSETIKVEVINTDSGEVLADDTLTFEIVEPTNVARCFNEPVLFLRDGNWTRVFVFGIESGETSVINSTTVSAFTDMSPNGSFYLRQNLDDFTNIEIYLESCDPTVGSTLLVDGGKTELPTFGPDGAFVYYSKMIDNPEQVEDPRAQEIVRYDLQTGQEVFITDTRVFSGAPKVSPDGYWIAFEQAVPQFNNGTFIGSTTHLAIMPSEGGPAQLLFEIDWDNFRLGGFDWSPDSDNIVFYIDAYTNNNSSFTEGIYRVQRAGGSPFLIFTDGADTSSSAHNLGYYDNGNRIAIERGGDIWSIDANGGDLQLLFDEGFVNLDFTWEPSN encoded by the coding sequence GATTTTAATCATTGTTGTTACATGTTTTGCATTGGGTTGTGAATCTAAAGATGGGGATACTATGAGTAATGATGGAGTTTTACTATCATCATCTAATTTATCAATAGATAATACCATGGCATTAAATTCTACTGCAAATTTCAATGCGATTATTGACGGTATAGATGAAAGTCAAAATTTGGCATATTTATGGTATTTGGAAACTTTTAGAGGCGCACTTTTAATAAATGGTCAAATTGTTGAAAATGCGATTCAAACATTAGATAATTCTATTCAAGTTCGTGGAGACAATCCAGGATCTGAAACCATAAAAGTTGAAGTCATCAATACCGATTCAGGGGAAGTACTTGCAGATGACACCTTAACATTCGAAATTGTTGAGCCAACTAATGTTGCAAGATGTTTTAATGAGCCTGTGTTATTTTTAAGAGATGGAAATTGGACTAGAGTTTTTGTGTTTGGTATAGAATCAGGTGAAACTAGCGTAATAAACTCAACAACTGTAAGTGCTTTTACAGATATGTCGCCTAACGGATCTTTTTATTTAAGACAAAACTTAGATGACTTTACCAATATTGAAATTTATTTAGAATCTTGTGATCCAACAGTTGGAAGTACTTTACTTGTTGATGGAGGGAAAACTGAATTGCCAACATTTGGTCCAGATGGAGCATTTGTGTATTACAGTAAAATGATTGATAATCCTGAACAAGTAGAAGATCCACGTGCTCAAGAGATCGTTAGATATGATTTACAAACTGGACAAGAAGTTTTTATTACTGATACACGTGTGTTTTCTGGAGCGCCAAAAGTGTCTCCAGATGGTTATTGGATTGCTTTTGAACAAGCTGTGCCACAATTTAATAATGGCACTTTTATTGGCTCAACAACACATTTGGCAATTATGCCTAGTGAAGGAGGTCCAGCACAGTTATTGTTCGAAATTGATTGGGATAATTTTCGATTAGGAGGATTTGATTGGTCACCAGATTCTGATAATATTGTTTTTTATATAGACGCATACACTAATAATAATAGTTCATTTACTGAAGGTATATATAGAGTACAACGAGCAGGAGGGAGCCCTTTTTTAATATTTACTGATGGTGCAGACACAAGTAGTTCTGCACACAATTTAGGTTATTATGATAATGGAAATCGAATAGCTATTGAAAGAGGTGGCGATATTTGGAGTATTGATGCTAATGGTGGTGATTTGCAATTACTTTTTGATGAAGGATTTGTAAATCTCGATTTTACATGGGAACCAAGCAATTAA